The Raphanus sativus cultivar WK10039 unplaced genomic scaffold, ASM80110v3 Scaffold0653, whole genome shotgun sequence DNA window TACATCGTCACGCAACGGGGAATAGAGgctaacccgaaacagatctcaGCAGTCCTGAACCTCCCCAGTCCGAGAAACTGCCGCGAAGTTCAAAGACTAACAGGACGCATCGCCGCCCTTAATCGCTTTATCTCCCGATCTACCGACAAATGTCTTCCCTTCTATGATCTCCTCcgagggaacaagaagttcatCTGGGATGATAAATGCGAGGACGCGTTCGTCCAACTCAAGCAATACCTAACGACTCCTCCCGTCTTGGCCAAGCCAGACGTAGGAGACGTTTTGTCTCTCTATATCGCTGTCTCCTCGGCAGCCGTCAGCAGTGTCCTGATCAAGGAGGACCGTGGCGAGCAGCGTCCGATTTTTTACACTAGCAGACGCATGACCGGCCCGGAGACCAGATACCCAACCCTTGAGAAGCTGGCTCTGGCCGTCGTCGACTCcgcgaggaaattacgaccctacttccagtcacactctatcgaagttctgaccgaccaaccgctccgcaccgtcctgcaaaatcccaacagagccGGCCGGCTGACCAAGTGGGCAATCGAACTGAGTGAACTCGACATTACGTACAAATGTCGAACAGCCGCcaaatctcaagtcctcgccgacttccttgtCGAGCTCACGCCAGATCTTGCACAAGACCTCGATGTCCCGAGTCCCAATTGGATTCTTCATGTCGACGGATCATCGACGAGCAAAGGATCCGGTGCTGGAGTCCAGCTTCAATCGCCAACAGGAGAACTCATCCGCCAGTCTTTCAGCTTCGGCTTCCCGGCCTCTAACAACGAGGCAGAGTATGAATCGTTGATCGCCGGTCTTCGTCTCGCCCGAGCCGTCAAAGCCAAACGCTTGAGTGCTTATTGCGACTCGCAGCTCGTCGCTAGCCAGTTTAGCGGCGACTACGATGCTCGCAATGATAGAATGGATGCGTATCTCCGAGTGGTTCAGGAGCTCGCTAGGGAATTCGATTTCTTCGAACTCACCAAGGTTCCCCGCGGAGAGAACGTTTGCGCCGATGCCTTAGCCGCACTCGGGAGCAAACTCCACGATCAGGTCAAAAGGACGATACCCATACAGCGGATCGATCGACCGAGCATCGATTCTTCCTCCGGCGAAAGCTCTCCCATCGCTCCAATCTTTGCAACAACTCGACGATCCACCACCGATCAAACCGAAACTGAGACACCGGATCAAGCCGACACTGAGATGCTCGATCGTGACGACACCCCAGTCGATTGGCGAGTCGAGTTCCTGGATTATCTCCTACGAGAAGAACTGCCAAAAGATAAGTGGGCAGCGAGACGCCTGAAGAGACGCAGCGCCCACTATGTCATCATGAACGACGAACTTCACCGAGTAACCGCGAACAAGGTTCTCTTAAAGTGCATCCAGGGCGATGAAGTACGCCGAGTAATGGCTGAAACTCACGACGGAGCAGGAGGAAACCACTCGGGAGGCCGAGCACTCGCCCTTAAGGTTCGAAGCTTGGGATTCTTTTGGCCGTCTATGAACACTGACTGCGAGGCATACGCTCGtcggtgcgacaaatgccagcgtcacgctccgagcatccacagtcccactgagctgttgcggacatctgctgccccttatccgttcatgaggtggggGATGGACATCATCGGGCCAATGCCGACCTCGCGCCAACGTCGTTTCATCCTGGTCCTCACTGATTACTTCACCAAATGGA harbors:
- the LOC130502679 gene encoding uncharacterized protein LOC130502679, which produces MGIDLNDVKPSTRTLTGFNGSSEVIAGTIRLSVHACGVTRTVKFSVVGSKAPYHVILGTPWLHSMRAIASTYHQCVKFPGSDGSIKTLKGDQQAARDLLIATVKIQRSQSLVNSVSPPTSKVCPQKEEVLEVPVDESDPSKSVRVGAFLPDEMQQKILEFLKQNLSTFAWTMSDMKGIDPAITTHELNVDPNFKPIRQKRRKLGPERSKAVAEEVERLLGAGSITEKKNGKWRVCVDFTDLNKACPKDSYPLPSIDRLVESTAGNEMLTFMDAFSGYNQILMHPDDREKTAFITDRGTYCYKVMPFGLKNAGATYQRLVNRMFAEQLGKTMEVYIDDMLVKSLRADDHLTHLKECFAILNKYGMKLNPAKCTFGVSSGEFLGYIVTQRGIEANPKQISAVLNLPSPRNCREVQRLTGRIAALNRFISRSTDKCLPFYDLLRGNKKFIWDDKCEDAFVQLKQYLTTPPVLAKPDVGDVLSLYIAVSSAAVSSVLIKEDRGEQPAKSQVLADFLVELTPDLAQDLDVPSPNWILHVDGSSTSKGSGAGVQLQSPTGELIRQSFSFGFPASNNEAEYESLIAGLRLARAVKAKRLSAYCDSQLVASQFSGDYDARNDRMDAYLRVVQELAREFDFFELTKVPRGENVCADALAALGSKLHDQVKRTIPIQRIDRPSIDSSSGESSPIAPIFATTRRSTTDQTETETPDQADTEMLDRDDTPVDWRVEFLDYLLREELPKDKWAARRLKRRSAHYVIMNDELHRVTANKVLLKCIQGDEVRRVMAETHDGAGGNHSGGRALALKVRSLGFFWPSMNTDCEAYARRWGMDIIGPMPTSRQRRFILVLTDYFTKWIEAEAFSQVTDKEVRTFVWKNIICRHGLPYEIITDNGSQFMSGNFKEFCN